One genomic region from Haladaptatus caseinilyticus encodes:
- a CDS encoding DNA-binding transcriptional response regulator, with product MAETLLVLSKNEQNLELLADLVDEEGCEAHLATTVQQFDTFLRRDDTVKIAVLDTEGFSADLWKRCEYLNENNVSTVVLTPSTPAHVRREAISRGVRSILEKPVDSADLRATIRGMIQQQ from the coding sequence ATGGCTGAAACACTGCTCGTCCTCAGTAAGAACGAACAGAATCTCGAACTCCTTGCAGACCTCGTAGACGAGGAGGGATGTGAGGCCCATCTCGCAACTACCGTACAGCAGTTCGATACCTTCCTTCGCAGGGACGACACCGTCAAAATCGCTGTCCTCGATACGGAGGGGTTCTCGGCGGACCTGTGGAAACGATGTGAATACCTCAACGAGAACAATGTCTCTACCGTTGTCCTCACGCCATCGACCCCTGCCCACGTTCGACGGGAGGCGATCAGTCGTGGTGTCCGTTCGATTCTCGAGAAACCGGTCGATTCGGCTGACCTTCGAGCGACGATCCGAGGGATGATTCAACAGCAGTGA
- a CDS encoding ATPase domain-containing protein, with protein sequence MTHSPPERISTGVPGLDEILHGGLIPERSYLVRGDPGTGKTILGMNYLTAGTEADETAMFVNLEESNDEIEQNAESLDVDLSGVHFLDLSPDSDVFVDEQSYDIFSPSEVEQEPLTTAITDRVESIDPDRVFIDPLTKLRHLTADTYHFRKQVIAFMRYLKEQSATILLTSENTPDSPDNDLQYMTDGTIQLERPEMGRIISVPKFRGSSIREGQHSMRIEPGGLAVYPELTPTGNDREFVAEPIPSGVTEIDDLLHGGIERGTVTVLSGPTGVGKTTAGTQFMKEAASRGERSVIYMFEESRETFMRRNRTIDIPVEAMIEQDSLMVEEVEPLDHSAMEFAREVRREVEENDTDIVMIDGLQGYKLSVRGENDQMLVRKLHTLSRYLKDMGVSVILVDEIQSVTGDFQATEAGISYLADNIVFLRHLEISGEMRKAIGVLKKRTSDFERTLREFRITDHGLEVGEPLTGLRGVLSGEPEWVESESVSNDG encoded by the coding sequence ATGACGCACAGTCCACCAGAGCGGATATCGACGGGTGTGCCTGGACTGGACGAGATACTACACGGTGGCCTTATTCCAGAACGGAGTTATCTCGTTCGGGGCGACCCGGGAACAGGAAAGACGATTCTCGGGATGAACTACCTCACTGCCGGTACCGAGGCAGACGAGACGGCTATGTTCGTCAACTTGGAGGAATCAAATGACGAAATCGAGCAGAACGCAGAGTCATTGGACGTAGACCTCTCCGGAGTTCATTTTCTCGATTTGAGTCCGGATTCGGACGTGTTCGTCGATGAGCAATCCTACGACATTTTCTCACCGAGCGAGGTAGAGCAGGAACCACTGACGACGGCGATTACCGACCGTGTCGAGTCCATCGACCCCGACCGCGTGTTTATCGACCCACTGACGAAGCTTCGTCATCTTACCGCTGATACCTACCATTTTCGAAAGCAAGTTATCGCGTTCATGCGCTACCTGAAAGAACAGAGCGCAACGATACTGCTTACTTCGGAGAACACGCCGGATTCGCCAGACAACGACCTTCAGTACATGACTGACGGAACCATCCAACTAGAACGTCCGGAGATGGGCCGAATAATCAGCGTTCCAAAGTTCCGTGGGTCATCGATTCGAGAGGGCCAACACTCGATGCGTATCGAACCGGGTGGTCTCGCCGTCTATCCGGAACTCACACCGACCGGCAACGACCGGGAGTTCGTCGCCGAACCGATACCGTCCGGTGTCACCGAAATCGACGATCTACTGCACGGCGGTATCGAACGAGGGACGGTCACCGTCCTGAGTGGACCGACCGGTGTCGGAAAAACGACCGCCGGAACGCAGTTCATGAAGGAGGCTGCCAGTCGCGGCGAGCGCTCCGTCATCTACATGTTCGAGGAGAGTCGGGAGACGTTCATGCGGCGCAACCGTACCATCGATATTCCCGTTGAGGCGATGATCGAGCAGGATTCGCTCATGGTCGAAGAGGTGGAACCCCTCGACCACTCGGCTATGGAGTTCGCTCGCGAAGTGCGCCGGGAAGTCGAAGAAAACGACACCGATATCGTCATGATAGACGGTTTGCAGGGGTACAAGCTGTCGGTAAGGGGCGAAAACGATCAGATGCTCGTTAGGAAACTCCACACGCTCTCTCGCTATCTCAAGGATATGGGTGTGTCCGTTATCCTCGTGGACGAAATCCAGTCCGTTACCGGTGATTTCCAAGCCACTGAGGCGGGAATCAGCTATCTCGCCGACAACATCGTTTTCCTCCGCCATCTCGAGATCTCCGGTGAGATGCGCAAGGCCATCGGAGTCCTGAAGAAGCGCACGAGCGATTTCGAGCGGACCCTCCGTGAGTTCCGCATCACGGATCACGGTCTCGAAGTCGGCGAACCGCTCACCGGTCTCCGAGGTGTCCTGTCAGGTGAACCGGAGTGGGTCGAATCCGAATCCGTGTCGAACGATGGCTGA